Proteins encoded in a region of the Aptenodytes patagonicus chromosome Z, bAptPat1.pri.cur, whole genome shotgun sequence genome:
- the ZCCHC9 gene encoding zinc finger CCHC domain-containing protein 9, whose protein sequence is MTRRARRSGAAGERALDATPWEEMVSGPGGREGRSGPLSLKKEQEKRRRKKNKKKKDYPNEDVNGFAAYLKRGGGAPEADSAELEREVAIAVKKDRRREDRRLKRQEMKKNAMVCFHCREPGHGVADCPAVLESQDMGTGICYRCGSTEHDISKCKAKVDPGVGAFPYAKCFICGEMGHLSRSCPDNPKGLYAEGGSCRLCGSVEHFRKDCPEKQNSDQVTVGRWAIGMSADYEEITETPKLQNPKAKVPKVVTF, encoded by the exons ATGACCAGGCGGGCTCGCCGGAGCGGCGCCGCCGGCGAAAGGGCGCTGGATGCGACCCCCTGGGAGGAGATGGTGAGCGGccccggggggcgggagggccgCTCAGGCCCTCTTTCCctgaagaaggagcaggagaagaggaggaggaagaagaacaagaagaagaaggacTACCCGAACGAAGACGTCAACGGGTTTGCGGCGTACCTGAagaggggcggcggggcgcctGAAGCGGACAGCGCCGAGTTGGAGAGGGAGGTAGCCATAGCCGTGAAGAAGGACAGGCGGCGGGAGGATAGGAGGCTGAAGAggcaagaaatgaagaaaaatgccatG gtatGTTTCCACTGTAGAGAACCTGGCCATGGTGTTGCTGATTGTCCTGCAGTACTTGAAAGTCAAGATATGGGTACAGGAATCTGTTACCGGTGCGGATCCACAGAACATGACATcagcaaatgcaaagcaaaagtaGATCCAGGTGTTG GGGCATTTCCATACGCAAAATGTTTCATCTGTGGTGAGATGGGGCATCTATCAAGGTCATGTCCAGATAATCCCAAAGGATTGTATGCTGAAG GTGGTAGCTGCAGACTTTGTGGCTCTGTGGAGCACTTCAGAAAAGACTGTCCGGAAAAACAGAACTCAG ATCAGGTTACAGTTGGGCGATGGGCCATTGGGATGAGCGCAGATTATGAAGAAATTACAGAAACACCAAAGCtgcaaaacccaaaagcaaaagtACCCAAAGTTGTTACTTTTTGA